One uncultured Draconibacterium sp. genomic window, AGCATCACTGGTTTCATAGTGCAGCTCATTTTCTTTTTTCTTTGATTTGGACCAGGAATAAAGAATTATAAGCATGTACCATGCTGCCAGGCATAGCGCGAGAAAAGATAAAAATTCTGACCAGGTGATTTGATTGATTCCAAACATTTGCCTTAAGTTTTAAGTTTTTCCTATTCCGGATGCTTGCATTCTGCACCTATCCGGTCTGACAAATGTGATGGACTTCAACTTAAGTTTTACCCCATGAACACCCTACTGGGGTGTTTTATATGGTTAAATAAATTCCTTATATATCATCAGAATTGTTCGAATCTGGAGGAAAATAAGCTTTGATTGAAAATACTATTAACAATTGCATTTTAAATGCTTTCAATTGTTTTTAAATAGTAAAATAACTTTCCCTCAAAAGAAAAGAAAAAAGGGGAAAAAAAGAAAAGAAACCAATGAAACTGACGGCCGTGGATAAAATGCAGGATTGCCACGGAACCGGTAATTACAGATAAATAAACCTGTAAAATCAGTAATCCGGGGCATTCATCTTGATCTTGCATTTTTCCCAGGGTGGATTTTGTGGGGAGGCCGGCGATCTTGGGTTTCTTTTTGGTTTTTCAACCTGTTAATTCATTAACACCTGTAAAGCCGTATCTGTGGGTGGCTAAAGAAAAGTGCAGGACTGGAGTGAAACAAAAGGATGGCTCTTTTCGTGCGGTGCCTGAAGGCTCTTTTCCCTGTAACGGCGAAACAAGCGAGCGTTTCCCGTGAGTGAGCGAACGGGTTTAGGGAGCGTTGCAGGCGGTCAGGGGAATGTGCCGGGGCACTGGAAAAATACTTTAAACTACCTGTTAAATTATTAATTGCGGGCAGGCTAAAGGCAAGTGAGGTAATGCAGGGAAGCCAGGTGAAACAAGGAAGCGCTGACCGGAGCCTGTTCCGGGTTTTCGCTTTGGGGGGATCAGGGGCAGACGAAAATACGGGGCGGGTGAAGGGAATGCCGGGGAAGGAGTTGAGCAAAGCGTACCGGAATTCCGGCTCTTGCCGTGGGATGCATAAGGCTTTTCATTCCGGGATATCTACAGGAGAGCGAATACCTGCGAATCATGAGCAGAACTGCTTAAGCATACCGGAATGATAGGCCGTTGCATTGGAAGAAACCTTAAAGCCTAACCTCAGATTCGTTTGTCCCCGGCATTTTTGTCAAAAGCGATCAGGTTAAACATTTCACGCATACGGCTGCGGACACGGTTGCCATACTTTTCTTCTATTTCACTGGCAGATAAGTTAGTGGTCAGGTGTGTAGGAATTCCTCTGGAAACAAACAGATCATAACGGCTAAGCAGGATCTCTCCCATCACGTTACATTCATTCCCAAAATGTTTTTGTACTTGCTCGACCCCCAGGTCATCAAAACAATAAATGTTTGGAACGGGATTGGAATAAGTCAGGTTTGCAGGATTTTTGCTGTAACGGTTAATCACTTTGTAACCTTCTTTTTCAAATTCAAAACTGATATCACGGGCGGATACTACCCTAAATTGCTTTCCATTTTGAAAAAAATATTTTACCAGGCTCATTAGTGTTGTTTTACCGCAACCTATAGGGCCGGTGAGCAAAATACCTTTTTTCAGATCCAGGTTCCATTTTGGGGCTACGTCTTTGTCTTCAATGGCATAAACAATCAAACGGTAAAGCAATTCTGAATCCTCAGGATACAACCGGAATTGCGCCCCGTAAGTTTTTTTTCCCAGGTCTTCCAGCCACTTTCGACAGGCTTTGAACCCAAACTGATGTTTCCCGTTTTCAAAACCAGCAATCTCCTTATAAGGGTTCGGAATAATCTTTATCGGTTTCGACATGGAGGGGATTGGCTTTTCCGTTTTGTTTTTTTCTTCCATTTTTTTTCAAATTTTGGGAGGAATC contains:
- a CDS encoding ATPase, yielding MEEKNKTEKPIPSMSKPIKIIPNPYKEIAGFENGKHQFGFKACRKWLEDLGKKTYGAQFRLYPEDSELLYRLIVYAIEDKDVAPKWNLDLKKGILLTGPIGCGKTTLMSLVKYFFQNGKQFRVVSARDISFEFEKEGYKVINRYSKNPANLTYSNPVPNIYCFDDLGVEQVQKHFGNECNVMGEILLSRYDLFVSRGIPTHLTTNLSASEIEEKYGNRVRSRMREMFNLIAFDKNAGDKRI